A single region of the Silene latifolia isolate original U9 population chromosome 8, ASM4854445v1, whole genome shotgun sequence genome encodes:
- the LOC141595063 gene encoding uncharacterized protein LOC141595063 — MAHFSQSYTDFKWLNTSNPYIVQSGYKWLRQGLPKVAWRFLCWNPLNIPKTSFIFWALMLQRLLTKDRLTRMGIVVDVQCEICRIMPEDHQHLFYSCDYSTECSRLLQQLLQIHFQVAELIQCYSKAKVSKLQRRFPRACYVSLFYHIWKMKAHLKMFVKKLELIIQQVIKDVKTRFQRMNKCILKAKDSLWLQKF, encoded by the coding sequence ATGGCTCATTTCTCCCAATCATATACAGATTTTAAGTGGCTAAATACTTCTAATCCTTACATTGTTCAATCAGGGTATAAGTGGCTAAGACAAGGTTTACCAAAGGTGGCTTGGAGGTTCTTATGCTGGAACCCCCTTAATATTCCAAAAACTTCTTTCATATTCTGGGCTCTGATGCTTCAGAGATTGCTCACCAAAGATAGACTAACTAGAATGGGTATCGTAGTGGATGTCCAATGTGAAATCTGCAGGATAATGCCTGAGGATCATCAACATCTCTTTTACTCTTGTGATTACAGTACAGAGTGTAGTAGACTATTGCAGCAGCTGCTACAAATTCACTTCCAGGTTGCTGAACTAATTCAGTGCTATTCCAAAGCAAAAGTGTCAAAGCTGCAAAGAAGATTCCCAAGGGCTTGTTATGTCTCACTTTTCTACCACATTTGGAAAATGAAAGCTCATTTGAAGATGTTTGTAAAGAAGCTAGAACTCATTATTCAACAAGTGATTAAAGATGTCAAGACTCGTTTTCAAAGGATGAACAAGTGCATTTTGAAGGCAAAGGATAGCTTGTGGCTACAAAAGTTTTGA